One Bombina bombina isolate aBomBom1 chromosome 5, aBomBom1.pri, whole genome shotgun sequence DNA segment encodes these proteins:
- the RPS20 gene encoding 40S ribosomal protein S20: protein MAFKDTGKAPVEQEVAIHRIRITLTSRNVKSLEKVCADLIRGAKEKNLKVKGPVRMPTKTLRITTRKTPCGEGSKTWDRFQMRIHKRLIDLHSPSEIVKQITSISIEPGVEVEVTIADA, encoded by the exons ATG GCATTTAAAGATACAGGGAAAGCACCTGTTGAACAGGAAGTGGCCATTCATCGTATCAGAATAACACTCACAAGTCGTAATGTGAAATCCCTTGAAAAAG tatGTGCTGATTTGATCCGAGGAGCAAAAGAAAAGAACTTGAAAGTTAAAGGACCAGTGCGCATGCCCACCAAG ACTCTTCGCATTACTACAAGGAAAACACCATGTGGTGAAGGTTCCAAAACATGGGATCGTTTTCAAATGCGTATCCACAAGCGCCTGATTGACCTTCACAGTCCATCTGAGATTGTCAAGCAAATTACTTCTATCAGTATTGAGCCCGGTGTAGAAGTTGAAGTTACTATTGCTGATGCATAA